In a genomic window of Urocitellus parryii isolate mUroPar1 chromosome 2, mUroPar1.hap1, whole genome shotgun sequence:
- the A4gnt gene encoding alpha-1,4-N-acetylglucosaminyltransferase, producing the protein MLKELQFSLSITLLFACGFLYQFLLRSSCFFSCLMPFKFQQDPEALLSHGRGIVFVETSERLEPPPLVCCAVESAARVYPEQPVAFFMKGLNSSTQLPSNSSYPAFSLLSALDNVFLLPLDMKKLLEDTPLYSWYTRINASTQAYWLHVSSDASRLAIIWKYGGVYMDTDVISIRPIPEENFLAAQSSRYSSNGVFGFLPHHPFLWGCMENFVEHYNSKIWGNQGPILITRMLKLWCKLGDFQGLSDLRCLNLSFLHPQRFYPISYPQWRRYYEVWDRDLSFNDSYALHLWNYMNKEGRTVVRGSNTLVENLFREYCPRTYRDLIQGPEGLVTRKLGPGNK; encoded by the exons ATGCTGAAGGAGCTCCAGTTCTCCCTATCCATCACCCTGCTGTTTGCCTGTGGCTTCCTCTACCAGTTCctcctgagatcctcctgcttcttctCCTGCCTGATGCCCTTCAAGTTCCAGCAGGACCCCGAAGCCCTCCTGAGCCATGGACGTGGCATTGTATTTGTAGAGACCTCAGAGAGACTGGAGCCACCCCCACTGGTCTGCTGCGCCGTGGAGTCTGCTGCCAGGGTTTATCCAGAGCAGCCCGTGGCCTTCTTTATGAAAGGTCTCAACAGTTCCACTCAGCTGCCCTCAAACTCCAGCTACCCAGCCTTTTCCCTCCTCTCAGCCCTGGACAATGTTTTCCTCCTCCCTTTGGATATGAAAAAGCTGTTGGAAGACACACCCTTGTATTCATGGTATACTCGA ATCAATGCCAGTACACAGGCGTATTGGCTCCACGTCAGCTCAGATGCATCCCGCCTGGCTATCATCTGGAAATACGGTGGTGTCTACATGGATACTGACGTCATCTCCATCAGGCCTATTCCCGAGGAGAACTTTCTGGCTGCTCAGTCCTCTCGGTACTCTAGTAATGGGGTGTTTGGGTTCCTGCCCCACCACCCCTTCTTGTGGGGATGCATGGAAAACTTCGTTGAACACTATAATTCAAAAATTTGGGGCAACCAAGGTCCTATTTTGATAACGAGGATGTTGAAATTATGGTGCAAACTTGGAGACTTCCAAGGGCTGAGTGACCTCAGGTGTCTGAACTTGTCCTTCCTACACCCCCAGAGATTTTACCCAATCTCTTATCCCCAGTGGAGGCGTTACTATGAAGTCTGGGACAGAGACCTGAGTTTCAATGACTCTTATGCCCTGCATTTGTGGAACTACATGAACAAGGAGGGGAGGACCGTGGTTCGAGGAAGCAACACACTGGTGGAAAATCTCTTTCGTGAGTACTGTCCCAGGACCTACAGGGACCTGATCCAAGGCCCAGAAGGATTAGTGACCAGGAAGCTGGGGCCAGGtaacaaatag